The segment CGCTGCTGGCGATGGGTATTTACGACGATCTCAATCAGGCGCTGGATGAGATGGGGCTGGATCTCAGCGAACTGATGGAAGAAGAGAACGATCCCGGCCTTGGCAACGGTGGTCTGGGACGTCTCGCCGCCTGTTTCCTCGATTCACTGGCGACCCTCGGCCTGCCGGGGCGTGGCTACGGCATCCGTTACGATTACGGTATGTTCAAGCAGAATATTGTCGATGGCCAGCAGCGCGAATCGCCGGATTACTGGCTGGAATATGGTAACCCGTGGGAATTCCAGCGTTTTAACACCCGCTACAAAGTGCGTTTTGGTGGCCGTTTGCAACACGAAGGCAGCCGGGTGCGCTGGATCGAAACCGAAGAGATCCTGGCCATTGCGTATGATCAGATCGTGCCCGGTTTTGATACCGATGCCACCAACACGCTGCGGTTGTGGGGCGCGCAGGCCAGTAACGAAATCAACCTTGGTAAGTTCAATCAGGGCGATTACTTTGCCGCCGTGGAAGATAAAAACCACTCGGAAAACGTGTCGCGTGTGCTTTATCCCGACGACTCCACCTATTCCGGTCGCGAGCTGCGTCTGCGCCAGGAATATTTTCTCGTCTCCTCAACGGTGCAGGACATCCTGAACCGTCACTGGCAGATGCACCAAACCTGGGACAACCTGGCGGATAAAATCGCCATCCATCTCAACGATACCCACCCGGTGCTGGCGATCCCCGAACTGATGCGGTTGTTGATTGATGAGCAGAAATTTTCCTGGGACGATGCGTTTGAAGTCACCTGCCAGGTGTTCTCCTACACCAACCACACGCTGATGACCGAGGCGCTGGAAACCTGGCCGGTGGATATGATCGGCAAGATCCTGCCGCGCCATCTCAGCATCATCTTTGAAATTAATGATTATTTCCTGAAAACCATTCAGGAATACTATCCGGATGACTGGGATCTGATGTCACGTATCTCAATCATTGATGAGAACAATGGCCGCAAGGTCCGTATGGCATGGCTGGCGGTGGTGGTCAGTCATAAGGTTAACGGTGTTTCCGAACTCCACTCCAACCTGATGGTGCAGTCGCTGTTTGCCGATTTTTCTCGTCTGTTCCCGGGACGTTTCTGCAATAAAACCAATGGCGTCACACCACGCCGCTGGCTGGCTCTGGCTAACCCGGCACTTTCAGAAGTCCTGGATGAGGCGATTGGTCGCAACTGGCGCACCGACCTTAGCCAACTCAGCGACCTGACGCCGCAAATCGATTTCCCGGCGTTTATTGAGCAGATCGCCGATGCCAAATTTGCCAACAAAAAACGCCTGGCGGATTGGGTAGCAAAAAACCTCGATATTGTGCTGGACCCTCATGCGCTGTTTGATGTGCAAATCAAACGCATTCATGAGTACAAACGCCAGCTGCTGAACGTGTTGCACGTTATCACCCGCTACAACCGCATCAAGGCCGATCCCGATGCAGATTGGGTACCTCGGGTGAATATTTTTGCCGGTAAAGCGGCCTCCGCCTATTACATGGCGAAGCACATCATTCATCTGATCAACGATGTAGCGAAGGTGATCAACAACGATCCGCAGGTGAAAAACAAGCTGAAGGTGGTGTTTATCCCTAACTACGGGGTTAGCCTGGCGCAGATCATTATTCCGGCGGCGGATCTCTCCGAGCAGATCTCCACGGCGGGTACGGAGGCTTCCGGCACCAGTAATATGAAGTTTGCGCTCAACGGCGCGTTAACGATTGGTACGCTGGATGGGGCCAACGTCGAGATGCGCGAACATGTCGGTGCGGAGAATATCTTTATCTTCGGTAACACTACGCCGCAGGTCGAGCAGTTGCGCAAAGATGGCTACAACCCACGTAAATACTACGAAGAGGATGAGGAGCTGCATCAGGCGCTGACGCAGATTGCCAGTGGTCTGTTTAGCCCGCAGGATCCAGGTCGCTATCGTAACCTGTTCGATGCGCTGGTGA is part of the Pantoea phytobeneficialis genome and harbors:
- the glgP gene encoding glycogen phosphorylase — encoded protein: MNAPFTYASPTLTVDALKHSIAYKLMFTIGKDPSIANKHEWLNAALLAVRDRMVERWLRSSRAQLSQDVRQVYYLSMEFLMGRTLGNALLAMGIYDDLNQALDEMGLDLSELMEEENDPGLGNGGLGRLAACFLDSLATLGLPGRGYGIRYDYGMFKQNIVDGQQRESPDYWLEYGNPWEFQRFNTRYKVRFGGRLQHEGSRVRWIETEEILAIAYDQIVPGFDTDATNTLRLWGAQASNEINLGKFNQGDYFAAVEDKNHSENVSRVLYPDDSTYSGRELRLRQEYFLVSSTVQDILNRHWQMHQTWDNLADKIAIHLNDTHPVLAIPELMRLLIDEQKFSWDDAFEVTCQVFSYTNHTLMTEALETWPVDMIGKILPRHLSIIFEINDYFLKTIQEYYPDDWDLMSRISIIDENNGRKVRMAWLAVVVSHKVNGVSELHSNLMVQSLFADFSRLFPGRFCNKTNGVTPRRWLALANPALSEVLDEAIGRNWRTDLSQLSDLTPQIDFPAFIEQIADAKFANKKRLADWVAKNLDIVLDPHALFDVQIKRIHEYKRQLLNVLHVITRYNRIKADPDADWVPRVNIFAGKAASAYYMAKHIIHLINDVAKVINNDPQVKNKLKVVFIPNYGVSLAQIIIPAADLSEQISTAGTEASGTSNMKFALNGALTIGTLDGANVEMREHVGAENIFIFGNTTPQVEQLRKDGYNPRKYYEEDEELHQALTQIASGLFSPQDPGRYRNLFDALVNFGDHYQLLADYRSYVDTQDKVDKLYRQPDEWQRRAALNIANMGYFSADRTIQEYADEIWHISPVRL